The sequence below is a genomic window from Paenibacillus sp. DCT19.
AGCAGAATTTGCGCGATTTAACGAAGCGATTACAGAAAGAGATCCAGTTAGGTGTGCTGATGGACGAATCCATTGATGGACAGATTGAGGCGGCAAAAGTACGTAATGAAGATCCGGAGAAGGTTCGCTTTATTACAGAGGAAGTGTTGTTCCCGCTTCGCCAACGGGTGATGGATCTGCAGCAGATGCTGGTGGTTAACCAGCAAGGGATCATGGCGATTGAAGTGGTCATCCGTAACAATAAGGAACTAATTCGCGGGGTAGATCGGGCGAAGAATGTAACCATATCGGCACTGAAAATTGCCGTAACCGTAGCAAGTGCGCTCTATAATCAGAAGATTGTTTTGCAGAAAATTGAACTACTGAACCAGACGACGAATGACCTCATCGCAGGCACATCCAAAATGCTCAAGGATCAGGGCATCGCCATTCAAAAGCAGGCGTATGATGCAAGCATTTCGGTCGATACGATGAAGCAAGCGTTCACGGATGTCCTGTCTGCACTGGATTCAATCAGTGTGTATAAACAGGAAGCGTTACCGCGGATGCGGGAGACGATTTCACAGTTCCGTGAACTCGCGGATACGGGAGAGCAGCAGATTCAGCGATTAGAGAAAGGGCAGAAGCTGGGTCTGTAATTTCTATAAGTGCGTGTTCAAAAAGGGCGGTTTTCAGTACCAAGAAGATGGGATGAAGATAGAAATGGAGTAGCGGAGCGTAGATTAAGCTACGTGAGCAACGGACATTTCGGCTGAATCCCATATTCGAAGCTGAGATGCCGCTCGCGCATCCTTCGTAATCAAAAGCGGACTTTTTGAACAACCTCTATAACGTGTGCTTCTTAGCTGCATAGAACGGTACAGAATATGATGGCATGAACGGTTGACCAGGAGTTATCCCGGATCGACCGTTCTTTGTCGTTGCATGTAGATCGCATATGGAATCAGCAGCACAAGGGCTGACAGAGCCACGATTAAGGAGATGAGCAGGCTGGCTTGAGTGAACAGGAGCGCTCCCAGGGCGGCACCGATGACAAACGTAATCCAGGATAGCGCCAGAACAGCCCATTCGGATGCTGGAGCTTTGCCACGTACTGCCTTAGCGATGGCTTGTCCAATCCCGAACAAGGTTCCTGACACGAAGCCTTTCCCCACATCAGCGTGGGCAACCATCTGGTGCATCGTATTCTGCATGCCCATCGCCACTGCGAGTGGAAAGAGAATACTATTGGTGTGGAGCAATAAGACCCAGGTGATCGCGATAACGAATAAGATAGATTCCGCACTTAAAATTAACGTCAAATGATATTGCCTGAATAGATCCGTTATCAACGTACCGATAAATGCCCCCACAATGAATAACAGCACGACGACCCCTGTCGTTGCCCACACGGAATAGTCCCCTTTAAAGAGTGCAATGCCTAGCTTGGTGCTATTACCGCTCATAAAAGACAAATAAACCTTGCCTAATCCTAGATAGCCAATGGCATCAATGAATCCGGCAATCAACACTAGCGCTAATGACAATAAAAGCCGGGATAATCCCGGCTCTAAGCGTTCTACAGTATGTCCAATACGTTGAGTTGTATCTTGATGGTTATTGGTCGAATCAGGCGTTAAGGACATAGACGCAACCTCTCTTCTGGTTCGTGAAAGCAGTGATGGCAGATTAGTCTAGCCGGTGCGATAGTTAGTTCAACTACATATGTTACATGATTCAGGAGTGATTCTGATCTTTATGCTGGTCTGGTGCAAGAAAGAGCGTATCATTTGGAAGCTGAGCCGCTTCTTCTTTGGACATACCCAAATTCGTAGATAACAGGTCGTCCGGGTTACCGGCAATCCATTCACTCAGATCAATGGCTTCGTAGTGTCCGCTGTTGAAGCCGATTAACACACGACAGACGTCGTCTCCGGTATTTTTGATATAATGACCAGCCCCCATAGGTGCATAGCCGACATCGCCTGCTTCGAAATGCTCTGTTACAGCATGACCTTCTGCCAGGAATACCGTCATTTCAGCCTGCCCGCTGATGTAGTACTGCCATTCGTCCGCGTTAGGATGCCAATGCATCTCCCGTAGCGCACCCGGCTGTAATTCAATGAGTGACCCAGCCATTGTGGTGGAGATGGGGAAGTCTTCGACGGTCACTGTACGTTGCGTACCGCCTCCTGGTGCTCGTCGAGGCTGTTTGGCAAGGAGTGGATACCGATGAATCGTTGTTAGCTCTGAGTTGCGGCGATATGTACCAGAAGAGGAGCTATCGTTGGGCACAGGCCCTTTGGCAAAGTAAGCTTCGCCCTGATTCAGCTTGGCTGCCTGCTCTTCGGTGATACCAAGATTCTGAGCGACAATGTTGTTCGGTGTCTGTGTAAGGAAATCTGTGATGCTAAAAGTATGATCCTCCGAGAAATCACCATTATCAAAAATCAAAATAAAATGACATTCGTCTGGGCCAAGTCCCTGAATGGAATGTCCATATCCGCGCGGGAAATACCAGACATCACCGGGCTCGAACGTATCCGTGTAGGCATGTCCATCCGGATGAATGACTGTTGTACGACAGGAACCGCTGATGACGTAAGCCCATTCTGCTGCGTTTGCATGCCAATGCAGTTCACGCATGCCTCCCGGCTCGAGTCGCATGGATACGCCAGCAATGCCGATTGAAGCAGGGAAATCTTTAACCGAAGCGCCGCGGGTAATTCCGCCAGAGCCTGTCCGAGGTTCCTTTTGTTCAAGACGATATTTAAAAGATGTCATCATGATTCCTCCTCACATCAAATTAGGTTTACATGTAAATAGTTGAATATACCGTCTATGTTCTTTTAACCATATCCTACGAATCTATTCAGTTATACCTTAGTTAATATGAGGCAAATGGGAATTATTCATTCGAGGGTCATTCCATTTTTTTGTACATATTGTGCCGCAGGTTCTCGTTGAGTCGAATGATAGACCACAGTAGCAGGTTTATAATTAATAATTTTGAACAATTCCTCGGCCATATAGCCTGTGCTGTGCCTGAATTCCTGATGAATCCACTCGATAATCATGCCAAAGATGGCATGCGCCTGATAACTCGCAAACAGCTCGCGGTTGATATGCGTCGGGAATATTTCGTTCAGATCCTGTAAGGCGAGGTCGCGAAGAACATTACAGATCATCTGCTGGAAACTGGACGATGCCTCGGATGTGACGGCAAGCGTATAGAATGCAGCATGCTGATAGACGTGCTCGAAGATGCGGATGGCTGATGATGGCATATGACTCACTTCAAATATTTCTTTGCCTTGATACGGTTCACGGTAAGAGGTGACCAGGTCTTGAATGACATCGTCGATGATCTCATTAAACAGGTCTTCTTTGTACTGATAGTGCTTATAGAAGGTTCCCCGATTCAGATCCGCCAACTTCACAATATCGGTAATGGATATTTCTCTAAAAGGTTGCTTTTGCATAAGCTTAATGAGTGCATGTTTCAGCGCAGCTTTGGATTTCTTAATTCTTCGATCCGTGGATTCAGTAGGGGCTGACATCGAATTTCCTCCCTTATATAGGTTGTTCAAAAAGTACGCTTTTGATTACGAAGGATGCCTGATGGCATCATCAGCGTCGAATCTGGGATTCAGCCGAAATGTCCGTTTCTCACGTAGTTTTGCCTACGCTCCGCTACTCCATTTCTATCTTCAACCCATCTTCTCGGTACTGAAAAGCGAACTTTTTGAACTCGTATTTTAGCAGTTGTTCAAAAAGTACGGTTTAATAAACGTACAATAAGCGTTTGAAGTGTTGGTTAACGTACAATAGGACATGCTTTTACTGATTGATCCCAAAAGCTATGACTTATTATACTAAGGATAAGAGTTAATGAACATTTGTTTGTTAACTTATTGTAAACGAATACAAAAAGGAGGAACTAAGATATGAAACTTCAAGATAAAGTTGCTGTTGTGACAGGTGCAGGTTCAGGCATGGGGAAAGCGATTGCCACACTATATGCTAGTGAAGGTGCCAAAGTTGTTGTGTCAGACATTAACGAGCAATCCGCTCAGACGGTTGCTAGTGAGATTAAGGAAGCAGGCGGAGAAGCGATCGTGGTTTTGGCTAATGTGGCCAAAGAGGACGATGTGCAAAATCTGATTGATGTGACGGTAAGCACATACGGTACTGTGGACATTCTGGTGAACAATGCAGGTATTATGGATGGCATGGAGCCAGCAGCAGATATCACGGATGAGAAATGGGAGAGATTGTTCGCCGTAAATACAACCAGCGTAATGCGGACTACGCGTAAAGTATTGCCAATCTTCCAAGAGAAGCAAAAAGGAGTCATCGTGAACATAGCTTCGGCAGGCGGATTGCATGGCGGACGTGCGGGAGCCGCTTATACAGCTTCCAAACACGCGGTAATTGGTTTCACCAAAAATACGGGGTACATGTATGCCGAGCAAGGCATTCGTTGTAATGCCATCGCCCCGGGCGCTGTGGCTACCAATATTGGTTCCACGATGGCTGGGATAAGTCAATTCGGGGCTGGACGTCAACAACTGGGTATGGCAATCAACCCACGTGTAGGTACGAGCGAAGAGATTGCGAAAGTGGCGCTGTTCCTTGGTTCGGATGAATCCAGTTTCGTTAACGGAACCGTCATTACGGCGGATGCCGGCTGGAGCTCCTACTAATTTGAGTGTGTAATGGTAGAATCGCTAATGAAAGAATGATCGGACGGAGCATGTAAAAATCAATGCAATTACAGCCCTTTAAGTGGTAGAAGAGAACATACACAACCGTGCGTATAATTCTGTAAAATCAATCGAGGAGCCGCATCTCATGATGCGGCTTCTTTATGGTGACTCTACTAACGAGTCAATCTCGTATATTGTGATCGAATCCCACTAGGTTTTAGGACAAACGTTTGCACTGACACACAAGAACCTTCATACGTCAGCTAATGTCAGCTCAATGATGACTTGCTTTTGGAGTAGAGTGAGGATTCTCGCACAATTAATCGATGTGGAATAATGACGGGATTATGCGTTTGCGGCTCCCCGCTTATAATTTTAAGTAACACCTGAACTGCCGTATAGCCAAGCTGATAGGTTCCGATATCGATGGAACTGAGTGGCGGTGAAGCCAGTTCGGATAAGGCTATATTGTTAAAGCTGACCACGCTAATATCCTCAGGTACCTGATATCCCAGCTCGGCAAGAGCTCTCAATACTCCAAAAGCCACATTATCATCAATAACAACAATGGCCGTGGGTCTATCAGGCAAAGACATGAATAGAGACATCGCTCGGAATCCGCTCTCTTGTAGGAATTCACCCTCCACAATCCAGTCCCGATTGGCATGTAGCTCTGCTTCGGCAAGAGCTTTCTGGTATCCACGCATACGATCATGGGATAACGTAATTTCTGGCGGGCCACTCACGAATCCAATCCGCGTATGCCCTTGTGCAATGAGATGCTGCGTTGCATCATAAGCAGTTTGCACATTGTCATTATCCACCATGGGTGCGTTTGGGTGAGCTTCACTACGACCGATCAGGACAAAAGGAAACTCTTCCTCTTCAAGAAATGAAATGATCGGATCATCTCGCTTCGAACCTAGCAGCAGAATGCCATCTACTCTTCGGCCGTGCACAAGCCGGGATATGGCATGAAGTTCGTCATCGGATGATGTTTCAGTTGTTAGCAGCAATTCATAATTGTTGCGTGTGGCGAGTGAAATAATACCTCGTAGCAATTCCCCAAAAAAGTAGTTCTGGAACAACTCCTCTGCAGGGCGCGGAAGCATAATCCCAAGGGTTTGCGTCGTTTTGGACACAAGGCTTTTCGCCATAATGTTGGGATGATAGTTGAGTTCTTTCATAATTTGCTTTACTTTGAGAGACGTCTCGGCGCTAATTCTGGGATGGTTGGAAATCACCCGTGACACTGTAGAAGGGGAGACACCCGCCAATTTGGCTATATCCTTGATCGTAATCATGTAATAAATCCCCTCTGAACAATCATTTCAACTTTCCCCTATGGTAATGCAAAGGATACGAGAAATCAATTATTACCTACCTGATACAGAATACGAAGGAAGTAAAATAAAGGAAGAATGAGTTAGAAGAAGGGAATAGAGAATTACTTCCGCAAAATGAGAGAAAATGGTTAAAATTGAAGCGATATGGCTTGTGCAAACGTTTGTACAAAGAAAGTATCGTATTGTATGATGTGAGTGTTATTGTAGCGCTTACATCTCTGGTTTTACATACTTCCGAGCACATTTATCCCTACTTATCGAACCAAAATGTGATTCTGTCTTTTATTTGAGCAAACGTTTGTACAAAAAAGAACAAGGATCACAGTACCTGACATCTTACGTTGATCAAAGGGTGAAGAGCGCAATTTCGTTGAACCAAACAGAGGGAAGGGGACATTTTACATGAGAAAATGGCAAGGGGCAACAATGTCTGTCGTAATGGCTTTCACACTGGCCGCATGCTCGGCAGGAGGGGGAACTACATCTCCAACAATAGCAGGCGAGAATCCGGAAGAAGCTGTACAACTGACAGCCGAGAATCTTCAACCAGAGGAAGGAGCAACCTTGGTCATCTGGGAGGACAAAAATCAAAGCAGCTTCATTGAGCAGAGAGTGCAAAAGTTCGAAGAGAAGTACGGTGTAACCGTCAAAATGGAGGAATTGCCTCCAACGGATCAGGTGACGAAATTAACGACAGATGGACCGGCAGGGCTGGCAGCAGACGTGGTCGTGTTTCCACATGACAAAATTGGTAGCGCTTCAGAAGCGGGACTGATCTTGCCAAATGACATTTTTGAAGCAGAAACCGTAGCGAATACAAGTGAGAATGCCCTCAAGGCGGTGACGTTCAAGGATATCTTGTACGGATATCCGTACAGCGTTGAGACATATGCCCTCTTTTATAACAAAGCATTATACCCGGAAGCTCCACAAAACTTCGATGAGATTATCAGCTTCGCCCAAACCTTCAATGATACCAAGTCCAATCAATACGCATTGATGTGGGAACTGCAGCAGTTCTATTACAATTATGCGTTTCTGGCATCGCAGGGCGGATATATCTTCGGTGATAACGGGATGGATAGCGGAGATCTTGGTTTGAATAATGAAGGCGCTCAGAAGGGTGGGCAGTTCCTGCAGACACTGAAGTCTGAAGTGTTGCCACTCAAGATGGGTGATGTGAACTACGATATCAAAAAAGGATTGTTCTCCAGCGGCAAGCTGGCGATGGATATTAACGGGCCGTGGACCATTGCGGATTACCGCAATGCGGGAATCGACTTCGGTGTTGCTCCACTTCCAGCGATCGATGGCAAACCGATGACATCTTTCTCAGGGGTCAAAGCTTATTACGTAAATGCATTCACGCAATATCCGAATGCCTCCAAGTTGCTGGCTGCGTTCCTCTCGAATGAAGAGGCTCAGATGGAGAACTTTGAACTGAATGGTACACTTCCTGCGAACAAGAATGTCGCAGCGAACCCGAAGGTTCAGGAAGATCCGATCAACAATGCGTTCCTGGAGCAATTCAACAACTCCACCCCAATGCCTTCGCTTCCTGCTATGGACAGCGTCTGGGGCCGATCACATCAGCCATTACGGATATCTGGGATACGGGCAAGGATGTCAAAGCATCGCTGGACAATGCCGTGAAGCAGATCCAGGAGAGCCTTGCAACCGTGCAGTAGGAACGAACGACGACACGAAGATATGCTTAAGAACAAGCTGAAGAAGTGAAACTAAAAGCTTTCTGAAAGAAAACTTGCTTCGGAAGCGCCTACATGACTTTTCCCCATATGTTCCCATTTAGAAAAGGAATTGAAAAAATCTGGGATAACAAGGTCGGAGAGGAGAGAGCGAATGCAACAGCAGCATGTCCCGGTGCCTGTAGGCCCCGGAAGGGAGAAGCAGCACCGGATGACAGCGGCCATATGTTCCATCATATTGCAAGGTCTGGGGCAGTTATATAATCGGCAATGGATCAAAGGAATTGTACTACTGTTGCTGGAGGGAGTAGGGCTTGCGTACCTGCTTCCTCGCCTGTCCCATGCGGTATGGGGAATATGGACACTGGGAGAAAATACACAGCGTTTTGTCAAAGTGAATGGTTCCACCGTGCTTCAAAAAGGAGACCATTCCATCTTTTTATTGCTGGATGGAATTATCGTATTGCTGGTATTTTTTGTGTTTATTCTGATCTACATTTTGAATATCCGGGATGCATACATGACCGGGCTTGCTAGAGAAGAAGGCAAGCAAATACGAAGTGCAGGAGCCACCATCCGCAACATGATGGATCGAAACTTCCCATATCTGTTCCTGTCCATTCCGGCACTGGGGATACTCTTTTTCACGATTATGCCAATCTTGTTCACGGTCACCATCGCGTTTACGAACTATTCGGCACCGGATCATATTCCGCCGGCTAAATTGGTAGACTGGGTTGGTTTCAAGACATTTACGGATCTCATCCAGCTTAAGTCATGGAGTCAGACGTTCTATGGTGTCCTCACCTGGACGGTGATCTGGGCCATTCTAGCTACGGTCACTACCTATTTCGGTGGTGTGCTCGTGGCGCTATTAATTGAACAGCGGGGCATACGCTTTAAGAAGCTGTGGCGTACGATTTTCATCCTGCCTTACGCCATCCCGCAGATTATTTCCCTGTTATTGATGCGCAATCTGTTTAACGGTCAGTTTGGGCCGATTAATACGTATATGAGAGCTTTTGGGCTAGAGGGATTACCTTGGCTGACCGATCCGTTCTGGGCAAAGGTTACAGTCATTGTCGTCAATATGTGGATCGGTATCCCGGTTAGCATGGTGCTGATTCTAGGCGTATTGACAGCCATTCCACGTGATCTGTATGAGGCTGCTGAAGTGGACGGTGCTTCTGCATTCCAGAAATTCCGAATCATTACGATGCCGTTCATTTTATTTGCGACTACACCGGTGCTCATTATGCAGTTCGCTGGTAACTTCAACAATTTTAATGTCATCTTCCTGCTGACTAACGGCAATCCGCTACGTGGGGATTATCAGTATGCTGGCGCAACGGATCTGCTCGTAACCTGGCTCTACAAGCTCACGCTGGATAACAATAAGTTCAACATGGCTTCTGCGGTAGGTATTATTATCTTCCTGATTATCGCTTCATTCTCCATCTGGAATTTCCGCCGCTCCAAGTCATTCAAGGAGGAGGACATGATTCAATGAAGACACGCAATAATCCGGTGCGCCTGGCTGTGAGTTACCTGCTATTACTGATCATTGCCGTCGTCTCCATCTATCCGGTGCTCTGGATCTTTCTCTCTTCCCTAAGACCGGGTGCGGCATTGTTTAGTGAGCGTCTGTGGCCAGAAGCCTTCACGCTATCCCATTATGGTGAACTGTTTAACAATCCATCCTTTATGTATGGCCGCTGGTATATGAATACGCTGAAAATTGCCTTTTTCACGATGATCTTCTCGACACTCATGGTGACATTGGGGATGTATGCCTTGTCGCGTTTCCGTTTCCGTGGGCGCAAAGCAATACTTTCCACCATGCTGATTCTTGGCATGTTTCCAAGTTTCATGAGCATGATTGCGATTTATATCATTTTGCTGCAAATCAAATTGCTCGATACCCATACTGCGCTTATTCTGGTCTATTCTTCAGGAGCAGTACTTGGGGGATTCATCGTCAAAGGATTCTTCGACACCGTTCCGCGCAGCCTGGATGAAGCGGCTCGTATCGATGGTGCAAGCCACTTGCGGGTATTCACCAGCATCATTTTGCCATTATCCAAACCGATGTTGACCTATGTGGCTTTAACCAGCTTCACAGGGGCGTGGATGGACTTTATTTTTGCCCGTCTGGTACTGCGTACGAAGGAGAATTGGACACTTGCGGTAGGAATGTGGGATCTGGTCAACCGTTATCAGGACAGTAACTTTACAATGTTCGCCGCAGGAGCGGTACTAATCGCCATTCCGATTACGCTGTTGTTCGTTTTCCTACAGCGCTTCCTTGTTCAAGGTCTCACATCGGGGGCTTCCAAAGGGTAACTGTGCTCTGTGCATTATTTCGTCCGCGATCTTGTCGTAGATTAAATATATGAAGTGATAAAACACGTGGCAGTTCAAGCGGTGGTTAAGTATTAAGTGGCGGTTAAGTAGCCATCGCATATCGATCAAGTAGCACATGAAGTAAAACATAAATAATACACGCCAAGCAGGCACTTCCCGTGATTTTATGTCTAAAGTTGACTGACATCATTACGGAAGTGCCTTCTGCTTCAATATGAGTTTACGAGTCTCTACCCCCAAACTAATCAACCCGTACCATGTATAAACCCGGAGTCTACGCTGCCTCAGCGTACTCCGGGTTTCGTGATGGGTTTATTTTCAATCAATTATCGTGTTATTGCCAGTTCACTGTAACCGTAGCTGTTCCGCTTGTCGGGGTAGTAAAGGTATGGTTGGAACCGCTTTCCCACGTAACCGTGGAGCCGTTCTTTTTGAAGAACTTGAACTCTAGCGGTGTACCGGCTGGAACACTAACGTCATAGTACCAGGTTGGATATGCATGAATGACCTGATTGAACGCTGGGCCAATTGCGGTGGAGCCTGTGGACCAACTTCCTAACTCAGCCACGTTTCCAGTCAGATAGATGTTCTCGCCGAGTGAAGTGGTGGCGTTATTGATGACAAACCGGACAGAAACCTGATCTCCGCTAAGAACCGTAAAATCGTTATACGCATTGCTACTGACTCCGCCTGCTGTTACTTTCACTGCGTAAGTTCCCGCTGCGACGGCTGGAATCTTGACTTTGATCTGTGTATCTTCCCAAGAGGTGATGGCTGCACCTGTTACTGCTGTAGTTCCAAAGTGTACTGTGCCTTTGGAAGCACCGAATCCTCGACCATCAATCGTGACTTCATTTCCCGCTTTGCCCATGGTTGGACCTACATTACCAATGGTTGGAGTGGTCTCATTTGCTGTATACTGCCAAACGGCTGTAGCGCCTGCTGCAAGATTGAAGGACGTGATGTTTCCTCCATTAGAGGAAATCTGACTGCCATTAAGTGCGCCACCAAGCACGTCCGTATATGTACCCGTAGGAAGCGAGGTGGTTAGACCTGAGATGGATGCAGACGCAGAGGTACTACGATTGATTGCAACGACAGCCACACTTTTGCCGAATTTGCGCTCATAGATGTAGACGTCGTTGTTGATCCAGCGTTGCTGCGTTGAACCATAGGCAATTGCCGGATTGGACTTACGTAATGGAGCCAGTTTGCTGATGACATTGAACGCCGTAGATGTTTTGGAGAAGGAAGGCATCTTACCACGGTTATCTGGATCACCATTCCCGGTCATATATTGCTCTGTTCCATAGTAGATGGCAGGTACACCGCGCGAGGTTAATGTAAATGCCAAAGCTTGCTCCAGACGGCGATTGTTTACTGCATTGGTTTTGAAACGATCCATGTCGTGATTATCGATAAAAGTAACCTGATCATGGATGTGATCGTAATCCGCTCCAGTGCTGCTAATCATGGAATCTAGTGCGTACATCGTGGCCGTATTGTCACGGAAGACATTCCGAACCTCTTGATTGAAGCGGAAGTCCAGCAGACTCATACCGGATTTATTCGCAAAATCATTATTATCTGCATCTGAAGCAGATGATCCCAGGAACCACTCGCCAAAGGTAAACACAGGCTGATGTGTATAGATCGAAGACATCCAATTCTTTTGCCAGCCCATTGGCATATGCTTCACGGCATCTACACGAATTCCGTCAATGCCCATATCCAGCCACTGCTTGATTGCATCCTTGAAATACGTATCAATTGTACCGTTATTGTGGTTCAGGTCAGCCAGGTCGTAGAGGTTTTTATAAATGCCGTTCTCCAGTGTGGAGAAGTCAGAGCCGCCATTGTGATGGAAATACTGGTTGGTATCATTGGTGTACCCGCCTACAAGGTTGCCATTATCATACAACCTGCCATTCTCAGCAAATGAAGTATCGGTTTCCATGGCGGGAGAGGTATGGTTAGGAGCGAAGTCGATGATGATCTTAATGTCTTTGGCATGAGCCGTGTCGACCAGGTTTTTGAAATCAGTCATCGTGCCAAAGGCTGGGTTCGTTTTCTTGAAGTCGCGCGCCCAATAGCCATGGTAGGCTGTGTTGTTGACACCCGAATAGTTGATGAGGGAGTAGATATTTTCAACAGGTTGAGAGATCCAGAGCGCGGTTATGCCTAGATCGGTAAAGTAGTTATCATTAATTTTGTCAATTAGACCCTGCCAGTCACCACCACAGTACAATTTAAGATTGCTACAACTTGCGTCATAAGCTCCTCCTGTTGGATTGTTGGCGGGGTTGCCGTCAGAGAAGCGGTCTGTGAACACCTGATAGATGACATCTGTACTGAAATTCTGCTTATTGGTTACGGCAGTATCAGGATCTGCGAAAACAGACGCTGTGGTTAGAAAAGGGAAGGCGCTTCCCGCCATCAAGCCGAGTGCCAGTGTGGCACTGAGCATGACTCGCTTGGTTAATTTGAACATGGTAATCCACCCTTCATCATGTAGTTTGGATATCGTTCTAACTTACCGTAATAGCGCTTACAAATAATGAATCTCTCAATTTTATGGAGCACATCGCCTCCCTTATGGCATGCCAACAACCCCGGCATCTCCTGCTGGAGTTACCGGGGTTGTTCTAAACCATATTGGTTCAAAAGCATAGCCCTCGAGTTATCTTCACAACGTTATAATAATTAAATATTGGTTTAGTTGTCAATATATAATTTAAAAGCATTTATTTTCTAGTAATCTATTGTTTCATATTCTTCAACTGTAATAGTCGGAATCCGAAAGCTTCAATCTGG
It includes:
- a CDS encoding sugar ABC transporter permease gives rise to the protein MKTRNNPVRLAVSYLLLLIIAVVSIYPVLWIFLSSLRPGAALFSERLWPEAFTLSHYGELFNNPSFMYGRWYMNTLKIAFFTMIFSTLMVTLGMYALSRFRFRGRKAILSTMLILGMFPSFMSMIAIYIILLQIKLLDTHTALILVYSSGAVLGGFIVKGFFDTVPRSLDEAARIDGASHLRVFTSIILPLSKPMLTYVALTSFTGAWMDFIFARLVLRTKENWTLAVGMWDLVNRYQDSNFTMFAAGAVLIAIPITLLFVFLQRFLVQGLTSGASKG
- a CDS encoding alpha-amylase family glycosyl hydrolase, with protein sequence MFKLTKRVMLSATLALGLMAGSAFPFLTTASVFADPDTAVTNKQNFSTDVIYQVFTDRFSDGNPANNPTGGAYDASCSNLKLYCGGDWQGLIDKINDNYFTDLGITALWISQPVENIYSLINYSGVNNTAYHGYWARDFKKTNPAFGTMTDFKNLVDTAHAKDIKIIIDFAPNHTSPAMETDTSFAENGRLYDNGNLVGGYTNDTNQYFHHNGGSDFSTLENGIYKNLYDLADLNHNNGTIDTYFKDAIKQWLDMGIDGIRVDAVKHMPMGWQKNWMSSIYTHQPVFTFGEWFLGSSASDADNNDFANKSGMSLLDFRFNQEVRNVFRDNTATMYALDSMISSTGADYDHIHDQVTFIDNHDMDRFKTNAVNNRRLEQALAFTLTSRGVPAIYYGTEQYMTGNGDPDNRGKMPSFSKTSTAFNVISKLAPLRKSNPAIAYGSTQQRWINNDVYIYERKFGKSVAVVAINRSTSASASISGLTTSLPTGTYTDVLGGALNGSQISSNGGNITSFNLAAGATAVWQYTANETTPTIGNVGPTMGKAGNEVTIDGRGFGASKGTVHFGTTAVTGAAITSWEDTQIKVKIPAVAAGTYAVKVTAGGVSSNAYNDFTVLSGDQVSVRFVINNATTSLGENIYLTGNVAELGSWSTGSTAIGPAFNQVIHAYPTWYYDVSVPAGTPLEFKFFKKNGSTVTWESGSNHTFTTPTSGTATVTVNWQ